A portion of the Esox lucius isolate fEsoLuc1 chromosome 20, fEsoLuc1.pri, whole genome shotgun sequence genome contains these proteins:
- the rpz gene encoding protein rapunzel has product MSEMEIVEDRAKLKQGLVKVLQCLATISSAAAVVNPIFGVAGSLIRVVLHQVDDEDIQTLKREFGSVNRELEKLSEQNRSALLQIKKETLDGQYCKVEENLRNQFRKFMEMVDARPEHRERKKDDFEESYANDLGDQNLHTLYEGVVGKPKLFSRPILEVYVKHSQGDRRTMENLCTRLTYLFCIGLIALMGYAAIIGDDEEGLSEEWAEKMEHVQEKMQEALRKCK; this is encoded by the coding sequence ATGTCGGAGATGGAGATCGTGGAGGACCGGGCCAAGCTGAAGCAGGGCCTGGTAAAGGTGCTGCAGTGCCTGGCCACCATCTCCTCGGCGGCGGCTGTGGTCAACCCCATCTTTGGCGTGGCTGGCTCTCTGATCCGAGTGGTGCTGCACCAAGTGGACGACGAGGACATCCAAACTCTGAAACGTGAGTTTGGCTCAGTCAACCGTGAACTGGAAAAGCTGTCCGAACAGAACCGCAGCGCTCTGCTCCAGATCAAGAAGGAAACGCTGGACGGACAGTACTGCAAAGTGGAAGAGAACCTGCGCAACCAGTTCCGCAAGTTCATGGAGATGGTGGACGCACGGCCGGAACATAGAGAGCGCAAGAAGGATGACTTTGAGGAGAGCTACGCTAACGACCTGGGTGACCAGAACCTGCACACGCTCTACGAGGGCGTGGTGGGCAAGCCCAAGCTGTTCAGCCGGCCCATCCTGGAGGTGTACGTGAAGCACTCGCAGGGTGACCGTCGAACCATGGAGAACCTGTGCACGCGCCTCACCTACCTCTTCTGCATCGGCCTGATCGCTCTCATGGGCTACGCCGCCATCATCGGAGATGACGAGGAGGGCCTCAGCGAGGAGTGGGCAGAGAAGATGGAGCACGTCCAGGAGAAGATGCAGGAGGCCCTCCGAAAATGCAAGTGA
- the LOC105005676 gene encoding protein rapunzel, with amino-acid sequence MPSPLEKVVAQKKEAIEAVMESFERGAEVLASAVGELFPLCEAAAPVLRLALDNVQSREVFYVKEQFLAVRNKMDVLSTQLEDIDSEIKKGRLDSQYFSVEENIRNQFRKYMDILEAKPQYREVKTKLFLDHFSKTGGEKNLYVLYDALMGTNSFGESILEVVEKYVARNRRLLEDFCVRMKELFCLGLIALLGYCALTQSPDEEQDSICKWSKKIEEVESKMKTCINACVSAFPEQARLDAQNLLKKREERNLQDMAQEVQEFLTRKYDWVSWSVRVVNDSGSSYRNWRAGDHFQHVAGLNWFEVLQVNDTNLMVSYSTSPQPVPRNSIRQLMEGLGKKGGVRDTVEVLEKQLAGFVVHAVSRHKQSEAAWSFPEDCHYWERHKNVALCVHSE; translated from the exons ATGCCCAGCCCTCTGGAAAAGGTGGTAGCCCAGAAGAAGGAGGCCATCGAGGCTGTGATGGAGAGTTTTGAGCGAGGGGCCGAGGTGTTGGCCAGCGCAGTCGGGGAGCTCTTTCCACTCTGTGAGGCAGCCGCCCCTGTGCTACGACTGGCCCTGGACAACGTGCAGAGCAGAGAGGTCTTCTACGTCAAAGAGCAGTTCCTGGCCGTGCGGAACAAGATGGATGTGCTTTCCACACAACTGGAGGACATTGACTCTGAGATCAAAAAGGGACGGCTGGATTCCCAGTACTTCTCAGTGGAGGAGAACATCAGGAACCAGTTCCGTAAGTACATGGACATTCTGGAAGCCAAGCCGCAGTATCGGGAGGTCAAGACAAAGCTGTTTCTAGACCACTTTTCGAAGACCGGAGGGGAAAAAAACCTATATGTGCTTTATGATGCTCTGATGGGCACCAACAGCTTTGGGGAATCCATTTTGGAAGTTGTGGAGAA ATACGTGGCGAGGAACAGGCGCTTGCTGGAGGACTTCTGTGTGAGGATGAAGGAGCTCTTCTGCCTGGGCCTGATTGCCCTGCTCGGTTATTGTGCCCTCACCCAGAGCCCAGATGAAGAGCAGGACTCCATCTGCAAATGGAGCAAGAAGATAGAGGAGGTGGAATCGAAGATGAAGACATGCATCAACGCATGCGTATCAGCCTTTCCTGAACAGGCCCGCCTTGACGCCCAGAATCTTCTCAAGAAAAGAGAGGAACGCAACCTCCAGGACATGGCTCAGGAGGTACAGGAGTTCCTCACCAGGAAGTACGACTGGGTGAGCTGGTCGGTACGAGTGGTCAACGACTCCGGCAGCAGCTACCGGAACTGGCGCGCCGGAGACCACTTCCAACACGTGGCCGGTCTGAACTGGTTTGAGGTGCTGCAGGTGAATGACACCAACCTCATGGTTTCCTACAGCACCAGTCCCCAACCGGTGCCACGCAACAGCATCCGGCAGCTGATGGAGGGGCTGGGGAAGAAGGGCGGGGTCCGGGACACGGTGGAGGTCCTGGAGAAGCAGTTGGCGGGGTTTGTGGTGCATGCTGTCAGTCGCCACAAGCAGAGCGAGGCCGCCTGGAGCTTCCCTGAGGACTGCCACTACTGGGAGAGGCACAAGAATGTTGCCCTGTGCGTACATTCGGAGTGA